From the Anopheles stephensi strain Indian chromosome X, UCI_ANSTEP_V1.0, whole genome shotgun sequence genome, the window aaaaaaatacgacATTAGACTAGTGAGCACCACTTTCCCGTATGCTCTCTGACATCATTGACCAACATGTGATTGTTCAGATGGTTGCTGTTCTTGGTTTTAGTCACCCTTCGTACAGATTACCGAGACAGCTAAACGAAGCGACGAACTATTCGAGATTTGATTACCTCGGctagaaaatggagaaaaaaaaagcgtaacGCTGTCAAAGCCGCACAACTCGTACGTTATTTTCAACGAGCTGATTGAAGCGCGGTCCATACAGGCACTTGCCACGCTTGGGAAGTGTCGgacataaaaatatatttttttttctatttgatcCAAGGTTCTACGCGCGACAAACGGAGAATTGACGCCGTTTACACCAAGAGGGGTAACTAATGAAACGAAAGGCAGTAAAACGTAACAGGAGAAGTGTGATGCATTGCCTAAACAATTTGCTTGCCTCAAGTGGCTAGACATACGAGATCTGttagctttttctttttctatttttccacCAAGATTCTAGTGTATCTCTTGAAGGTCTGAGCGATATCCATTACTTTTGAGACGTTTAATATCATTTAGTTAGAGTACAGCTTACAAAATCGTTACCTTTGGCACGATGGGAATAATGAACCCAGTAACGTACGGTAGGATTGTTTTTGGGACAGTAACGCATTTTAAACTCCCGAACCAAACATCCCACACGGAAGGTTGCAGACGACCCTCAACCTGATCGAAAATCGCTTTCAACCGCGCAGTTGACCGGACAATAACCGGACCGTTAAGGTTATATTATAGGGGACGCTATCCTCTCTCGCTCAGGTTCCTTAAATGCAGGTGAAGTATGTCAGTAGCATTTGGTATGGTTACACCCACGCGAAGTAACCAGCATCGAGAGCACATCCCGGTCATGTGCGCAAGGTTTTCTTCCGAGGGGCAACACCTTCAACAAGGTCAGGCTGGACAGGTCAACCACTGGTACGACACAACTCAGGTGTTACGTACCACTGTCCCAtatagagaagaaaaaaccccaTTCGCAAAATATCGCCAATAGAGCACCAATAAGGTGGGTACTGACAAGGGTACACCGAAAAAAGGCCAGTTGAAGACACAAATATTAAACCACctccccacaaaaaaaagagctacTCCTACTGTTCAACTTCAAGCTGATGTCCGCCGCCAAGCACAACACAAAAAGCGAAAGTGATTGCATTGTTAGTTTAAGGTCTACCTTTTGCGGTGGGCGTTCTGTGATCATTGAATTGATGCGCGGACGATTAATCATTCATTAAATGGCTGCAGAGTTACCACCATCttgtatttccttttttttctaaagtcTCTTATTGAACGCTTTGTCGGATGCAATTGCCCAAAGACGTCAACAGATGGCGCTCTcgggggcaaaaaaaaatccgatcaGGTGTCTCACTCGTCCACAAGAGGAtcgcaaaccacacacacgacaGAGACAAAAGATGAACCAGAATTCATGCTTAAAAAGCTTATTACACCAAATGAGCTTCACAAAATACTTTGCACCGGGCAAGCCCTGCATCaaagctctctcgctctcgggTGATGATCGCCGCGACATTAGCGCCATCGAGATGCAGCACAGGGATAACCTTGAACTACAGCACCATCTCTCATCTCGCTCAGCATCGCGGTGAAGCGCGATCGcgcacagcatcagcagcctCCACTGTACATGGCAAACGCATTGCATACTTGCAAGGCGTTTAACCCCCAACGAAGGCGATCTTCTGCTTCCGCGTGTAAAGCGTGAGGACTAGGGGAGCGGAACAGCGACGTTTTGTGTGGTTCATTAGTTGacgtttgattgattgacTCAATTGAGCTGTCATGGTCATATTTGTTTGCTCTGTTTTGGCGTGCTTTTTTGGTATGGAGGCGCCATCACACACAATGCGgaacagatgatgatgatgacgcggAAGCCAGACAGAAAGCGTTATCGACCGCCAGAGGGCGTTACGCGTTTGGTGAGAAGCTTCGCTAATTACTTCGCAAAATGTCCACCGGACTGATAAAGGGCGCTGATCTTTGGAAGTGTGACTAGAGAAGCTATTTAGATATCATAGACTACTATGCTATCAATTCTCCGTACTCCTACATCTAGAGCAACTTAAGCATGCATTACATCATGAAGGTGAGAGAGATCTTGGAATATCGGAAGAGAAAAGAACGCAGATAGACCGCAGAAGACAATCGCACCGATAATCATCTCGAAATGTGTAGGCAGGTCTCTTGATACCGTCTTGACGTCACACAGGTCCACGTACTTTCGGTTTCCCCCGGTGGAGGTGGTGCGTGGTTTGCTCACATTCGGCCGGTTCGCATTATTACTCAATCAAAGGCAAACAGCCGTGTTTGAATGCCATTTATGGCGGGAACCACTCGCCGGAGGAGCCAGTCTGTCTCAGGTTTTTTTGGCAATCTCCATACCGCCAATTGTTGCACAACGGGCGTGAGTCGCGCGTGCGCACCCGCATACGGCTCGCCGCTCGCCCTTGCACCATGAAACACAACTGTCCGGGAACGGACATACATGCTGTTGACAACTTCTTGCTCGCTCAGTGATCCAGATGGTCACGGACAGGTTAGCGCAAAGTTCGAAGCCCCGACCCCGAACTTCGGATCGCGCACTCTTCACTGTACCTTACCCCCCCCCTTTCCATTCCTTTCCCCTTTGCCGATTTAGCTACCACATATATGGTGTCGTCAAGTGAGGCGCTTTGACACTCGCTGTCACAAATGATGCGAGAGTTGGGGtgttgtattttgtttattgaCAGGAGACCCAGTCAGTCCAGTGATCCTTAGCGAACACCGTAAAAGGATCCTTGCACCAGCATGTGCGGAATAATCCGCGCTTCGCCGAACCACCGTGAACCTTTCACCTTGGGGCGCATTGGGAGACAACGCGGAAATTGTTTGCGCACTTGTCTGTATATCCGCACCGATTGGGTACGTTTGCACACCGGgtcctttttttcgctccatTAGCCGTGAGTTATGGATGCAATCGAGAGGACAGTGACGGACCACATGTATGCACCTGCTGTGCAACTACGGAGGGCTGGGGATTACACGTAGGCACTTTAGAGCGGTGTCATGTCACATAAGGCCATGGTAACATGGTTATTGGAGGTGATGATAAAGGTGATCTGCATGATATATGAACAGCGCGTATGCTGATTTGTCCACCTTTGCACACCACCGGGTGAAAGAATTTaaattccatttttatttcattcaatAACATGCTTTAATCCTCACATCATGCATTCACCCTCCTTCTGCTGTCTCCTGCAGCTGATGCGAACAATCATCGGTACATTGAGCGGACTATGCTTAGCGGTACGTTGTGCCGTTTGTTTTACAGCTGGTGCTGCTTAGCGAAGAATTAAATCCGATTAAATGTTGACGTGCGTGAAATGGTTACCTTTTTTTGCTAGCCGGTTTTTACCAGCACTTGAGTTACTGTCTCGTTGCTAAGAATGGTCATGATgactaatttattttaatattcattGCAGCCGACAGCAAGCAGTATAATGACTTGTGGAgcgattttattgttttatcgcCCCAAGCCTAAACGTTTCTCTCTTTTACAGTCGTTGATGTCTTTCCTTCAGCAAAGCCCCATGCCAGCTAATCAGGGAGTCTAGTTACATTCCATTGGTTTActtcacaattttttaacaTGAAGCACGCCCTTACCGTACTCTTCATGAGATTTTTCTATTCAATAGCAACGGCCTAGCCATCTTGATCATCATGATTTTTATTAtagttaaaattattaaaaggggcagtccggtggtcgaggcgtcAACGggcttcatacggcagaaccgggattCAAAACCCACTctgaccgttcccccgtagtgacgaatgactatccaactacgtggtatcatttagtctcgaaagccagaaatggcatacGTGACCTAAgattaagaggtcgttaggccaaagaagaatacTTCATTTTTATGGCTCATGGGCAATAACGCTTATGGCATGGATTATAGTACCTCAGATGTTCTCAAATAGCTGATTGAAGTATAAGACTTTAAAAGGGTTTTACAAGGAACTCTAATCAAGCTTTGAAATATCAGCCAGGAAATAATTTATACTTAATTTCTAATCCAAAGGTTCAATGAAATGAAACGCGTTCAAGCCCTGTCAACAATCTCACCCCTTGTTAGGCGCACCTTGATGTATATAGGTACATGTACCCGGGGGTGACACATTAGCAGCTGCACGATTGACACTCAATCATAAGCGCGTGCGCTCGCGTGGCAAAACTCCCAAAGGGTCTCCTCACCTCACCAAAAGAGAAAAGGGCCGTCCGTAGCACGCCAAACCCTAATATGGTATCGGGTGACCCCGTCCGGTTGGTTGAGTTTGTGTGTCCCCGGCACGGAAGCAACACCCCGGATGACTAATTACACGCTCGCGCACTAACTCGCTCTTTCTTCCTCGTACAGCAAAAGCCTCCAACAGCTTTGCTTCTACTGGCAAAGCACACCAGAAAAAGCGCAATCCCAAAGAGGCAATCAAAAGTAGCAgactcaacaacaacaaaaaacacatttgaCGCATTGATTCCGCACAGATGATGGTGCCTCCTTCCCCGGACGATTCCTCTCACCCCACCACCGCGGGTGTGCTACCCGCCTTAACTGCTTTATTTGCACGTTCGCATTTGTTTCATTCAAAAAATTTCGTTTGCATTTTAATTGGCCCGCGACGAGCAAAGCGAACCGCAAACGGCATCAGAACCACAGAACACAGTGGAGAACGGCAAGAATTACAGTACGGCCATAGTTTCGGAAACGGAAGGCCTCCCCATTTATGGCGAATTCATTTCCAACCTGTTGCGATACGGGACGCACAGCACCGAACCAAACTAACCAACCCGACCGACGGCTGTGAGTGTTGGCCGAAATCTATCTGCGCTGCCGGGGCGCGGTAGTTAGTGCGCGGTGTAAGATATTTTCTACTGGCTGTTGGCGTCCACCCGTTGCGATCCCGAACCATTTGGTCAAAGAGAACTAATCGGGTTCCCTATCGGCGACTAGACAGACAACCGCGACCATCCTCCTACGCACAATCCCTGGAGGGTGTCTGGGCGAATTTCGTCTAGAGGGACCTGCCAAGACTTGCGCCCGCCACTTGCTCTTGGCAGCCGATTCGGAAGGGAGCGAAAGGAGCGCCCGCCTCAGGGCGATTTGTATCAGAGCGTACACGTAGATGGTAGCGTTGGACAGACAGCTGAGATATTCGGTAGGTCCACTATTTGCTCCACTCCTCCACTATCGCTGATGAGGGACATCCATCCCCGAACCGGTGCGGAGGAGCGTGAAGAATTCTTGCTCGATGATAAATTTCTACTCCTGTCACATCTCTGAAGGTAGCCAGCCGCCCGTCGGAACTCGTTTTCTAGCCAACTCCAAAGAGTTATGAGAGGTGAATGATTTATGCGCGCATAAGGGTAGAGACGAGAGACGTCTGGGACCGGCGGAGAGCCCGGTGCGGAGTGTTCCCACGCACCATCGGAGAATGCAagacgcagcagcagccaccagatatctctccctctctctgggTTTCCAACTTCTATCCAGCTTTGTTGGTAGTGGCGGCCCGAAAAAGGAATCGATATTTTACACCACACCTGGACAGGCTGAGGTGCAAGTTGAAGTAGCTTTACAGATATCTGTGaatcttttccaaccagcCACACATTATTTGGAGGGTAAAATGTCGCTCAACCCatacactgtgtgtgtgtgtgtgtgtgcgcgcgaaGATGCAATGCGCTGGGGAGGGACAGAGAGACAGAGGGAGTGAGCAAGACGGCGGGAAAGGTAAGACGCCCGCCTTTTGGCAGTAGCCAGTAGTGTGGTGGCCCGAGCAGAGGTGATATCGTGTTTCTCTCAGAAGTCAATGCACGGACGCGGGCGAAATCGGGCATCGATCCGTTTTGGTGGCTCAGCCGGCGGCACACGCACAaggcacagacacacaaagcACGGTTACAACAGGAGGCGAAATTAGTTGTAATACCGTGGCCTCACGAACGCAAGCACGGGGTGgggtgcgagagagagagagagcaagcaaCACTGCCATTTGATGCCCATCGATGGGGTTGTGGTGGACCGGTTTGGAACCAGTCGACCCAAGACCAACTACACCACACCAAGCGGACCATCATTTCGCAGACTCTCGACGCAACGATggtgcatacacacacacacacacagatgcgTGCAAGTAAGCGGTCAAAAGCATTTCACTTTGGAGCATGAGCTGGTGACTGGCCTCACCAGCCATCCCAAACTAGGGttttccaacgtttttccAATACGAGAAATCGCTCCCACCGGCCCTCAAACGGATATCCGAGACGAGACATTGACTTTGACGTTGAGCGAAGCTTGTGtagcagcacaccaccacgcTACGCTACCTTGACAGATCGATCGTATCGTCCATTACTGGTGGCCGGTTTGGAACTTCGCCCCGGAGACCTTGTGTTACGCGCGTACAGCGAGCGGGCAGGAGGGAACCCTTGCTGTGATGTGAGATTTGTTTGATTGCGATTGATACATCTGATAAGCTAGAAGAGAACGGTCAGTGGTTTATTACGGATATCCTAGCCTGGGAGATAACATCCCGTACTGAAGTCTGGGAGATAACGGAAAATCTGAACACATCCAACCCTCCAATGCCAAGATAACTCAAAAGCAAGGCTTTAAAGCATTTCAAAACACCCATCAGCTTCAGTCCGATAAGTTTGGCAATGTCTGGACAACACGTGGTACACAGTCATGGAGGAGTTTACTTACAGCTGTACATAGCTGGCCGGTGCTGGAACGGGTAGGCCCGTCCGGAtgcctggtgctgctgcaggtgcggtgttggtggcggtgttTGCTGCAACTGCAATCCTTGTaggctgctggtgctgctgttgctgatgttggtCAACGTTTTCGTTGTTAGTGGACAGCGTGAGATTGATCGTGTTGTTATTTTCGCTGCTCTCGTTCGGTAACCGGTTGCACTTCGGAACCCACGTAGCGACGGCCACGTACACCGTCGACCTCTCGCCCTCCTCTTCATCTTCCTCTCCATCCTCGccttcctcctcgtcctcctcatcctcctcctcctcatacTCCTCGAGCTGTTCCTCTGGATCACCACGGCGCTGTACCCgttcctcgtcgtcgtcgtaatATTCGCGCCCGGTATTACCATTCGCGTCGGGATTGGACCCACCCGCCCGGTCCAACCCGAGCCGTGAACGCTGGTAACGGCTGCGCATCATCACCTCCGGTCGCCCATCGCCGctgccaccagcagcatcgcCCGGCCGTCGCTGTAGCAACTTCCGACGCGCTTGCTCCTTCCGgtgggtgctgctgctgatgctctCGAATTTGTAGTAATAGCTGCTATGATTAATGTTACGATACTCCACCACGGATGTTTGCCCATCACCCGCCTCTTCGTCCTCGGCCGGTTCGCCCACCGACTGCGGGTCGTGGATCTTGGTGAAGTCTACGTACAGGGCTTCATCGTCGTCGTGTTCCCGCTCGACAGCCGACACAGATCGACGCTCTTCCGGCGGGGTGGAAGTGGTAGCGTGCGGTGTCGCATCATCCGAAGACGACACACTGCGGCTACGCTGCAAGTCCTGCTGCGTCATTGCAACGCGTCGCCCAGCCAACATCACACCGCCACCTTGTCCCCCCATCTGTCGGCGGGGTAGTAGTGCGTGCTTTTTCGCCTTCCGGTGCCGTTCGTACGCATCAACGATGCGGTGTtgtgcatcatcatcttcctcctcttccacCTCCTCCAAACCCTTCTCGACATCTTGCTCAGCCTCGGGCAAAGGTTGGGCAGTGTCCGAGTCCTGGCCGGTGCGTCGATAGTAGAACTCCTGCTCGAATGGCAACCCGTTCGGGAACTTGCTGGAAAAACATTCGCCCAACAGTAACCGTCTGttacggtcggtcggttgatCACGGTCCGCTAGTGGCAAGCGTTGCGGTATGGCAGATCCTTTCGCCTTCGGCCCGGACAGCTTCTGTCCTCCGTTCGAGGCCAGCAGCACCGCCGGTTGATGGTTTTCGTTGTTTTCCTTAATCACGCGCCCGTTGGTCGATCGATTCGTCTGCAGATGGTTGTTGTTGAGCAGATCGATCACACGCATATTGTGATGGTGCAGCACCTTGGCCACTTCACGCTCGGCAGCATCTTGAGATGCGTTCGAACCGGCGGTGGTGGCACCGGTTGCCTTCTTCGCCACTGTGCCCCCTACACGGCCGGTCGTATTCGTGAGGGTACGGCTGGACACTACACGCATCTGTGGCTTGTGCGCATTATACGTTCGCTTCTGAGCAGCAGTTGATTCGACGCCTCCAGCACCAACACCATTACCGCCGGTACCTCCACCATTCGCAGCACCGGACGATCGCGTATACTTCGGTACGATCGATTCGACGGATGTTCCGGAGCTGCCGGGTGACTTCCGGCAGGCGAGTGACGTCTGCAGTAACCGGTTGCCCGAATGCTGTGGCTGACTAGCTGCGGTACTCGCCATCGTGCAAAAGCTGGACGTCGTAAGCCTCCGGTTCCAAGCGTTTGGCTCCACGATGCGTGCCGAGCGAGCAATGATGCGGGGCGACTGTAACAGTGGCGAGTCCCCGATCGGTTCGCC encodes:
- the LOC118508431 gene encoding uncharacterized protein LOC118508431 isoform X1, which encodes MSSSLSTMPFSRQYGSFRMSGPGNGTTTAPGNCSPGAGNAHHRVTHGGISQASRHSSGTETGGQVASTARLQMAPLSYRIGNLARNSSNNWISNSNNSTTTFAAIRQQKISAQQHQEHTAGRPAVSAVSKQQQPPATCAVHRATGPSAKKMGEPIGDSPLLQSPRIIARSARIVEPNAWNRRLTTSSFCTMASTAASQPQHSGNRLLQTSLACRKSPGSSGTSVESIVPKYTRSSGAANGGGTGGNGVGAGGVESTAAQKRTYNAHKPQMRVVSSRTLTNTTGRVGGTVAKKATGATTAGSNASQDAAEREVAKVLHHHNMRVIDLLNNNHLQTNRSTNGRVIKENNENHQPAVLLASNGGQKLSGPKAKGSAIPQRLPLADRDQPTDRNRRLLLGECFSSKFPNGLPFEQEFYYRRTGQDSDTAQPLPEAEQDVEKGLEEVEEEEDDDAQHRIVDAYERHRKAKKHALLPRRQMGGQGGGVMLAGRRVAMTQQDLQRSRSVSSSDDATPHATTSTPPEERRSVSAVEREHDDDEALYVDFTKIHDPQSVGEPAEDEEAGDGQTSVVEYRNINHSSYYYKFESISSSTHRKEQARRKLLQRRPGDAAGGSGDGRPEVMMRSRYQRSRLGLDRAGGSNPDANGNTGREYYDDDEERVQRRGDPEEQLEEYEEEEDEEDEEEGEDGEEDEEEGERSTVYVAVATWVPKCNRLPNESSENNNTINLTLSTNNENVDQHQQQQHQQPTRIAVAANTATNTAPAAAPGIRTGLPVPAPASYVQLNRNAGRRNRDRNPDTQVPTTSGACEFPLNPARRQSRLRRRALNQQQYVKPPFIRDDADGHLIYQIGDVLHMRYKILATLGEGTFGRVVKVRDLERNHVMAVKIIKNVDKYRDAAELEIGALEKISQLDPNFEHLCVKMLDWFDYHGHTCIGFEMLGLSVFDFLKENNYEPYPIEHVRHIAYQLCYAVRFLHESRLTHTDLKPENILFVDSEYTTTSVPRKTRDVRRINCTDIRLIDFGSATFDDEHHSTIVSTRHYRAPEVILELGWSQPCDVWSIGCIMFELYEGVTLFPTHDNREHLAMMERILGTIPYRLARKTKTRYFHFGKLDWDEKTSTGRYVTHNCKPLHRYVHSDKPDHLQLFDLIRKMLEYDPANRITLDKALRHPFFAKLPANQRLHEKYIVKATDPRRPEPGSKPRAPMPLSLLPIMARWQKGSIGSKA